In one window of Campylobacter hepaticus DNA:
- a CDS encoding HAD-IIIC family phosphatase: MKTIVIDLDGTLTIDEDNVDYANKKPNFILISILKEYKQKGFKINIFTSRNMRTWNADIEKIQKYTLPTIISWLKKYDIPYDEVIIGKPWCGYEGFYVDDKAIRPSEFINLTYDQIKELLKKENPYKDGGK, translated from the coding sequence ATGAAAACCATAGTTATTGATTTAGATGGAACTTTGACAATTGATGAGGATAATGTAGATTATGCTAATAAAAAACCTAATTTTATTTTAATTAGTATTTTAAAAGAATATAAACAAAAAGGTTTTAAAATTAATATTTTTACAAGTCGCAATATGCGTACTTGGAATGCTGATATAGAAAAAATTCAAAAATATACTTTACCAACTATAATTTCTTGGCTTAAAAAATATGATATTCCTTATGATGAAGTAATTATTGGCAAACCTTGGTGTGGATATGAAGGATTTTATGTTGATGATAAAGCTATTCGTCCATCTGAATTTATAAATTTAACTTATGATCAAATTAAAGAACTTTTAAAAAAAGAAAACCCTTATAAAGATGGTGGAAAGTGA
- a CDS encoding glycosyltransferase family 2 protein: MNIVIPMAGLGSRFTQAGFDKPKPFIDVLGKPMIIRVLENLKYKDAKYILIAKKEHLIQEKKWIDDIKNNFNVEFIGINKLTEGTACTVLYAKNYINNDEPLIIANSDQIIDINIIDFINDGFQRNLDGSILTFIDKEKNPKWSFVKLKDDLVIEIKEKEVISDLASVGIYFFSKGRLFVENAIEMITRDDKVNDEFYTSPVYNYAIKNGAKIGIYNIKDEQMHGLGTPEDLKKYEMLNKL; encoded by the coding sequence GTGAATATAGTTATTCCTATGGCAGGACTTGGCAGTCGTTTTACTCAAGCTGGTTTTGATAAACCTAAACCTTTTATAGATGTTTTAGGTAAACCAATGATAATTAGAGTGCTTGAAAATTTAAAGTATAAAGACGCAAAATATATTTTAATTGCAAAAAAAGAACATTTAATTCAAGAAAAAAAATGGATTGATGACATTAAAAATAATTTTAATGTCGAATTCATAGGTATTAATAAGCTTACCGAAGGAACTGCTTGCACTGTTCTTTATGCTAAAAATTATATAAATAATGATGAGCCTTTAATAATAGCTAATTCAGATCAAATTATTGATATAAATATAATTGATTTTATTAATGATGGTTTTCAACGTAATCTTGATGGTTCTATTTTAACTTTCATAGATAAAGAGAAAAATCCAAAATGGTCTTTTGTAAAACTTAAAGATGATTTAGTAATAGAAATTAAAGAAAAAGAGGTTATTAGTGACTTGGCTAGTGTTGGAATTTATTTTTTTAGTAAAGGTCGATTATTTGTCGAAAATGCTATAGAAATGATTACAAGAGATGATAAAGTTAATGATGAGTTTTATACTTCTCCTGTTTATAATTATGCTATAAAAAATGGTGCTAAAATAGGTATTTATAATATAAAAGACGAACAAATGCATGGACTAGGAACTCCGGAAGATTTGAAAAAATATGAAATGCTAAATAAATTGTAA
- a CDS encoding nuclear transport factor 2 family protein, translated as MLTKLTKKYINAFNDKNLNELETLFDENFALEDPVVKRIEGKEECLQAIKKIFEACKQLSFSAKNIFQDKNTTFIEFILVLDDMRLEGVDIIEWQDEKIIELRAYLNVPKE; from the coding sequence ATGCTTACGAAATTAACTAAAAAATACATTAATGCTTTTAATGATAAAAATTTAAATGAGTTAGAGACCTTATTTGATGAAAATTTTGCTTTAGAAGATCCTGTAGTAAAAAGAATAGAGGGAAAAGAGGAATGTTTACAAGCTATTAAAAAAATTTTTGAAGCTTGTAAACAGTTAAGTTTTAGTGCTAAAAATATTTTTCAAGATAAAAATACTACTTTTATAGAATTTATTTTAGTGCTTGATGATATGAGGCTTGAAGGTGTAGACATCATAGAATGGCAAGATGAAAAAATCATTGAACTTCGAGCTTATTTAAATGTACCTAAGGAATAA
- a CDS encoding glycosyltransferase family 2 protein, protein MLNIVVPIAGKSYFFDNEKDGFPKPFIEICGKTMLEHFIQNYKNVKNKRFIFILKEDDVKHYHLDDAINVLTDQQSKNIILKNETRGMVCSILMAIDEIDLNEPLLIVNMDQILEYDLNQLISKLSLSDAGVLSFENVHPRWAYVKCNENNFVLEAFEKKPVSKNAIAGFYYYNKGKYFIKSAFDMIKKDVNYDGKYFVALTLNELILQNKKIINISIDKNRYFTFYSHAKINEYERIKNAYEIN, encoded by the coding sequence ATGTTAAATATTGTAGTTCCTATAGCTGGTAAAAGCTATTTTTTTGATAATGAAAAAGATGGATTTCCTAAGCCTTTTATTGAAATTTGTGGAAAAACTATGCTTGAGCATTTTATTCAAAATTATAAAAATGTAAAAAATAAACGTTTTATTTTTATATTAAAAGAAGATGACGTGAAACACTATCATTTAGATGATGCTATTAATGTTTTAACAGATCAGCAAAGTAAAAATATCATTCTTAAAAATGAGACTAGAGGTATGGTTTGTTCTATTTTAATGGCTATAGATGAGATTGATCTTAATGAACCTTTGCTTATTGTAAATATGGATCAGATTCTTGAATACGATTTAAATCAATTAATTTCTAAATTATCTTTAAGTGATGCAGGTGTTTTAAGTTTTGAAAATGTTCACCCAAGATGGGCTTATGTAAAATGCAATGAAAATAATTTTGTTTTAGAAGCTTTTGAGAAAAAACCTGTAAGTAAAAATGCAATAGCAGGATTTTACTATTATAACAAAGGTAAATATTTTATAAAATCAGCTTTTGATATGATTAAAAAAGATGTTAATTATGATGGAAAATATTTTGTCGCTCTTACATTAAACGAGTTAATCTTGCAAAATAAAAAAATAATTAATATTTCAATTGATAAAAATCGTTATTTTACTTTTTATTCTCATGCAAAAATCAATGAATATGAAAGGATAAAAAATGCTTACGAAATTAACTAA
- a CDS encoding HAD family hydrolase: MIKIKAIIFDMDGVLIEAKDWHYEALNKALKLFGMEISRYDHLTTFDGLPTKDKLKMLSIDRGLPESLHTFINELKQQYTMEIVHSLCKPKFRHQYALSKLKNEDYKMAVCSNSIRNSIKIMMEKSALKDYLDFYISNEDVKQGKPDPEMYNKAIEKLGFNPKECMIIEDNENGIKAARLSGANVMIVREIDEVNYENIKSHILKFEKEAKC, encoded by the coding sequence ATGATTAAAATCAAAGCGATAATTTTTGATATGGATGGAGTGTTGATTGAAGCTAAAGATTGGCATTATGAAGCTTTAAATAAGGCTTTAAAGCTTTTTGGTATGGAAATTTCTAGATATGATCATTTAACAACTTTTGATGGTTTGCCTACTAAAGATAAGTTAAAAATGCTTTCTATAGATAGAGGTTTGCCCGAGTCTTTGCATACTTTTATTAATGAATTAAAACAACAATATACAATGGAGATAGTTCATAGCCTATGTAAGCCTAAATTTCGTCACCAATATGCTTTGTCAAAATTAAAAAATGAAGATTATAAAATGGCAGTTTGTTCTAATTCTATACGTAATAGCATTAAAATCATGATGGAAAAATCTGCTCTTAAAGATTATTTAGATTTTTATATTTCTAATGAGGATGTAAAACAAGGAAAACCTGATCCTGAAATGTATAATAAAGCCATAGAAAAATTAGGTTTTAATCCTAAAGAATGCATGATAATTGAAGATAATGAAAATGGTATAAAAGCAGCTAGATTAAGTGGAGCTAATGTGATGATAGTTCGTGAAATTGATGAAGTTAATTATGAAAATATAAAAAGTCATATTTTAAAATTTGAAAAGGAAGCAAAATGTTAA
- a CDS encoding sugar transferase, with product MTCPLCQSQNNKKELFIAKNVFISSGKLDKNPTSINNYKHINNIKIGGGDIAKVITQ from the coding sequence ATGACATGTCCATTATGCCAAAGTCAAAACAATAAAAAAGAACTTTTCATTGCAAAAAATGTTTTCATCTCATCAGGCAAATTAGATAAAAATCCAACTTCAATAAATAATTATAAACATATTAATAATATAAAAATCGGGGGGGGGGATATTGCAAAGGTAATAACACAATAA